One Pyrococcus furiosus DSM 3638 genomic region harbors:
- a CDS encoding ATP-binding protein has translation MPITFVDRESELKFLESLWKRRNSFVPVYGRRRIGKTRLVKEFIKGKPSVYYLSRNSSYNDNLYGFSQVVLEAYPSPYLTPKSFSTFTDIFRYLSEKGKVVVVIDEFPYLINSDKRILSEFQYIIDEIVRNSEIHLILVGSSIGMMEEHVLSQKSPLYGRRDGQIRLHSLDFFSSWKLLGVSLEEAIKIYGVTGGIPAYLILFKKFEDLKNVAFSKQGFLYAEADFLLSSELREPRVYKLILKAIAEGKRRFNEISTFTGIPRPNLFKYIEVLERLGLLRREAPITAPPKTKNTRYKIVDNYIAFYFRFIEKYRHEIELESINFWEEFLEDYNNYLGEVFEDIACQFLVRLNKKRMFPFRFSKIGRWWHKNEEIDLVALDKREKRASFIEVKWKTLKEGEARSILRDLERKSKLVGLDYWNKNYGLIAKHIEGKENLREEGFLAWDLRDFELVKKE, from the coding sequence ATGCCAATAACTTTTGTTGACAGGGAGAGTGAACTTAAGTTTCTGGAATCACTCTGGAAAAGAAGAAATTCCTTCGTCCCAGTTTACGGGAGAAGGAGGATTGGAAAGACTCGACTAGTTAAAGAGTTCATAAAGGGAAAGCCCTCCGTTTATTACCTCTCTAGAAATAGCAGTTACAACGATAACCTATATGGATTTTCCCAGGTAGTCCTAGAGGCTTATCCAAGTCCTTACTTAACCCCTAAATCCTTTTCGACTTTTACCGATATCTTTAGATATTTAAGCGAAAAAGGGAAAGTGGTCGTGGTAATTGACGAGTTTCCCTATTTAATCAACTCAGATAAAAGGATTTTGAGCGAGTTCCAGTATATAATAGATGAGATAGTTAGGAATTCAGAGATACATTTAATCTTAGTTGGTTCAAGTATCGGCATGATGGAGGAGCACGTTCTAAGTCAAAAAAGCCCCCTCTATGGGAGGAGAGACGGCCAAATAAGGCTCCACTCCTTGGACTTCTTTAGTTCCTGGAAGCTCTTAGGAGTTAGCTTGGAGGAGGCAATTAAAATATATGGGGTAACAGGAGGAATTCCAGCCTATTTAATTCTCTTTAAAAAGTTCGAAGATCTAAAAAATGTTGCCTTTAGCAAGCAGGGATTTCTTTATGCAGAGGCTGATTTTCTACTTTCCAGCGAGTTAAGGGAGCCAAGAGTTTACAAGTTAATCCTCAAAGCTATAGCGGAAGGGAAGAGAAGATTCAACGAAATAAGCACGTTCACTGGAATCCCCCGCCCAAACCTTTTCAAATACATTGAAGTCCTTGAGAGACTTGGTTTACTTCGCAGGGAAGCCCCAATTACAGCTCCTCCCAAAACCAAAAATACCCGTTACAAGATAGTTGACAACTACATCGCCTTTTACTTCCGATTCATTGAAAAGTATAGACATGAAATAGAACTCGAGAGTATTAACTTTTGGGAGGAGTTCCTTGAAGATTACAACAACTACCTTGGAGAGGTTTTCGAAGATATAGCATGCCAATTTCTTGTAAGGTTAAACAAGAAAAGAATGTTTCCTTTCAGATTTTCAAAAATAGGACGTTGGTGGCATAAGAATGAAGAGATAGACTTAGTAGCTTTAGACAAACGAGAGAAAAGAGCTTCTTTCATTGAAGTGAAGTGGAAGACATTAAAGGAGGGAGAGGCAAGATCAATCCTTAGAGATCTTGAAAGAAAATCCAAGTTAGTTGGATTAGATTATTGGAATAAAAACTACGGATTAATTGCCAAACATATTGAAGGAAAGGAAAATCTAAGAGAAGAAGGCTTTCTAGCCTGGGATTTAAGAGATTTTGAGTTAGTTAAGAAAGAATAA
- the cas8a2 gene encoding type I-A CRISPR-associated protein Cas8a2/Csa4: protein MKFNEFKTPQIDPIFDLYVAYGYVESLIRGGAKEATLIPHGASYLIQTDVSNEEFRHGLVDALSEMLSLHIALARHSPREGGKLVSDADFSAGANINNVYWDSVPRNLEKVMKDLEKKRSVKGTATIPITLMPSAGKYMLKHFGVQGGNPIKVDLLNYALAWVGFHYYTPYIKYAKGDTTWIHIYQIAPVEEVDMISILSLKDLKMHLPHYYESNLDFLINRRLALLYHLLHSESLGALELFTEKEFVIHSYTLERSGNNQAIRSFEEEEIGKLMDFLWKLKRRDFYHAIKFIDDLLKKATEGALALIDAIMNERLEGFYTALKLGKKAGVVSSREIVAALEDIICER, encoded by the coding sequence ATGAAATTTAACGAATTTAAAACACCTCAAATTGATCCAATTTTTGACCTGTACGTGGCTTATGGGTATGTGGAATCCTTGATAAGAGGAGGTGCCAAAGAAGCCACCCTGATACCCCACGGTGCCTCGTATTTAATTCAAACAGACGTTTCGAATGAGGAATTTCGCCATGGTCTCGTGGATGCCCTAAGCGAAATGTTATCACTCCACATAGCACTGGCAAGGCATTCTCCAAGAGAAGGTGGAAAGCTTGTTAGTGATGCGGACTTTAGTGCAGGAGCAAACATCAACAATGTATATTGGGACAGCGTACCAAGAAACTTGGAAAAGGTGATGAAAGATCTTGAAAAGAAAAGGAGCGTAAAAGGTACCGCAACCATACCCATAACCCTTATGCCTTCAGCGGGCAAGTACATGCTAAAGCACTTTGGGGTCCAGGGAGGTAATCCAATAAAGGTTGACCTGCTTAACTATGCTCTAGCCTGGGTTGGTTTCCACTATTATACGCCATATATAAAATATGCAAAGGGAGATACCACATGGATTCACATATATCAGATTGCGCCTGTAGAAGAAGTTGATATGATCTCAATACTTTCTCTCAAAGACCTCAAGATGCATCTCCCACATTACTATGAGAGTAACTTAGACTTTCTTATCAATCGCAGGCTTGCCCTTTTGTATCACCTCCTCCATAGTGAAAGCTTAGGAGCACTGGAACTCTTCACTGAAAAAGAGTTTGTAATTCACTCATATACCCTTGAAAGATCAGGAAATAATCAAGCAATACGCTCTTTTGAAGAAGAGGAAATTGGAAAGCTCATGGACTTTCTTTGGAAGCTGAAGAGAAGAGACTTCTACCATGCAATAAAATTCATCGACGATTTGCTCAAGAAAGCAACTGAGGGAGCCTTAGCCTTGATTGATGCTATAATGAACGAAAGGTTAGAAGGATTTTATACAGCGCTTAAGCTTGGTAAGAAAGCTGGGGTAGTCTCAAGTCGAGAAATAGTAGCTGCCCTGGAGGATATAATATGTGAACGTTAA
- the cas8a2 gene encoding type I-A CRISPR-associated protein Cas8a2/Csa4 translates to MKLVVPMFSGYYSRVLNTHIMYGIVESALRAGVTNLHVVPTGEGYEIHSRYLDCRLKNQEDLEGEGCKLLLEGLRDALEEIIMTHYAMGFRSKKFNNVILSNTVISNGAFIDPPQNVQRYYRELEAILNNLDIKSLKSTKSLIDKKVLRAPQQLDPTLNQWLSFYKQEEGISRITNLEYALAWVGFYYYSSVHKFKRGSSQIVEIIQYPPNEEVEMWELLLIKDLATKIVQGNDFHWKISSEYGLLKTLLLTELPPSTEEVPGLSKFTVVIYGQESQQGKGWRIFRTLELPVVWDFIGYLKARAFYETMKFVKILNKLERTIKESQEDILREISHQLYSALTNRDEMGFYSAFRVLKRAGYPLDPELVNAIAQYLSEREVIR, encoded by the coding sequence ATGAAGCTTGTTGTTCCCATGTTTTCTGGTTATTATTCCCGAGTATTAAACACCCACATAATGTACGGTATAGTTGAAAGTGCGCTACGTGCAGGAGTAACAAATCTTCATGTAGTCCCAACTGGGGAGGGATATGAAATACACTCAAGATACCTAGACTGTAGGCTAAAAAACCAGGAAGATTTGGAAGGAGAAGGTTGCAAGCTTCTTCTGGAAGGACTAAGAGATGCTTTAGAGGAAATTATAATGACTCATTATGCTATGGGTTTTCGTTCAAAAAAATTTAACAATGTAATATTAAGTAATACAGTCATCTCTAATGGTGCTTTTATTGATCCTCCCCAAAACGTGCAAAGATACTACCGTGAGCTTGAGGCAATACTAAACAACTTGGATATTAAATCACTAAAAAGCACTAAAAGCCTAATTGATAAAAAGGTATTAAGAGCCCCACAGCAACTAGATCCTACACTTAACCAATGGCTTTCTTTTTATAAACAGGAAGAAGGAATATCCAGGATTACAAATCTTGAGTATGCTTTGGCCTGGGTAGGGTTTTATTATTATTCTTCAGTTCACAAATTTAAGAGGGGTTCTTCACAGATAGTTGAAATAATTCAGTATCCTCCAAATGAAGAAGTTGAAATGTGGGAGCTATTACTAATCAAAGATCTAGCAACTAAAATTGTTCAAGGGAATGACTTCCACTGGAAAATAAGTTCAGAGTATGGTCTGTTAAAAACTCTCCTTTTAACCGAATTGCCACCTTCTACTGAAGAAGTGCCTGGGCTCTCAAAATTTACTGTAGTAATTTATGGACAAGAAAGCCAACAAGGAAAAGGATGGAGAATTTTCCGAACATTGGAGCTCCCCGTAGTCTGGGACTTTATTGGATACTTGAAAGCACGTGCATTTTATGAAACCATGAAATTTGTGAAAATTTTAAACAAATTAGAGAGAACAATTAAAGAAAGCCAAGAAGACATTCTTAGAGAGATTAGCCACCAGTTATATTCTGCTTTGACAAACAGGGACGAAATGGGTTTCTATAGTGCATTCAGAGTATTAAAACGTGCGGGATACCCCCTTGATCCAGAATTAGTGAATGCCATTGCCCAATATCTCTCCGAGAGGGAGGTGATAAGATGA
- a CDS encoding CRISPR-associated endonuclease Cas3'' — translation MSCKAFQGQTLREHIEAMLAAWEIVKNKYIPSIIRVMKTVGVKFTEEDADKFMKTLIILHDVGKCSEVYQKHLSNNEPLRGFRHELVSAYYAYNILKDMFKDETIAFIGALVVMMHHEPILMGQIRSLDKEELTPEVVLDKLRTFNGVMEGTESFIKSMIKEKLGVIPKVPSPTQEDVLREVIRLSVLARHRPDSGKLRMVVGALLIPLVLCDYKGAKEREGESPKFAEVLRVEMMK, via the coding sequence ATGAGTTGTAAGGCATTCCAAGGACAAACATTAAGAGAGCACATTGAGGCGATGCTCGCTGCGTGGGAGATTGTCAAAAACAAATACATACCCTCAATTATCAGGGTAATGAAAACTGTTGGTGTTAAATTCACTGAAGAAGATGCTGACAAGTTCATGAAAACCTTGATAATTTTGCATGATGTTGGAAAGTGCAGTGAGGTATATCAGAAGCACTTAAGCAATAATGAGCCTTTGAGAGGCTTCAGGCATGAGCTTGTGAGCGCTTATTATGCTTATAACATCCTAAAAGACATGTTCAAGGACGAGACCATAGCGTTCATTGGAGCCCTCGTTGTGATGATGCACCATGAACCAATCCTAATGGGCCAGATACGTTCACTGGATAAGGAGGAACTTACTCCAGAGGTTGTCCTCGACAAGCTCCGCACTTTTAACGGAGTTATGGAGGGTACAGAGTCATTTATAAAGAGCATGATAAAAGAGAAGCTTGGTGTAATTCCAAAGGTTCCCTCTCCAACCCAGGAAGATGTTCTCAGAGAAGTAATCAGACTTAGCGTACTTGCCAGGCATAGACCTGATTCTGGCAAGTTAAGGATGGTTGTTGGAGCGTTACTCATTCCGCTAGTTCTCTGTGATTACAAAGGAGCTAAGGAAAGAGAAGGTGAATCTCCAAAGTTTGCAGAAGTTCTTAGAGTTGAAATGATGAAGTGA
- the cas3 gene encoding CRISPR-associated helicase Cas3', translating to MDTEKLFRELTGFEPYDYQLRAWEKIREIMNNGGKVIIEVPTAGGKTETAVMPFFAGIYNNNWPVARLVYVLPTRSLVEKQAERLRNLVYKLLQLKGKSKEEAEKLARELVVVEYGLEKTHAFLGWVVVTTWDAFLYGLAAHRTVGNRFTFPAGAIAQSLVIFDEVQMYQDESMYMPRLLSLVVGILEEANVPLVIMSATIPSKLREMIAGDTEVITVDKNDKNKPSRGNVKVRLVEGDITDVLNDIKKILKNGKKVLVVRNTVRKAVETYQVLKKKLNDTLANPSDALLIHSRFTIGDRREKERALDSARLIVATQVVEAGLDLPNVGLVVTDIAPLDALIQRIGRCARRPGEEGEGIILIPVENCIEHEKIVRGLSELMEKIGEDTVVFATVTSTNEYDRVVEIHYGEGKKNFVYVGDIDTARRVLEKKRSKKLPKDLYIIPYSVSPYDPLVLLTTYDELSKIGEYLADTTKARKALDRVYKFHYENNIVPKEFASAYIYFKELKLFSAPPEYELRSRPELYVLLYPMNIEKNERVEDKVIDNLETARIIRISYSVKEWKKSDVVIGRLMKEWDKNAEKWVWKVRKSFKIDPYEIYVIDAKYYNSELGFITNLSDTNSHTDSDSKVRTRNSEHSSKKNRSKGKKGQTSLENWGVRV from the coding sequence ATGGATACCGAAAAACTCTTCAGAGAGCTGACCGGATTTGAACCATATGATTACCAACTTCGTGCATGGGAAAAAATCAGAGAGATTATGAATAACGGTGGAAAAGTCATTATTGAAGTGCCTACGGCCGGAGGAAAGACTGAAACTGCTGTGATGCCATTCTTCGCTGGAATCTACAACAATAATTGGCCTGTTGCTAGATTGGTTTATGTCTTGCCAACTAGGTCACTTGTAGAAAAACAAGCAGAAAGACTAAGAAACTTGGTTTACAAACTTTTACAGTTAAAAGGAAAATCAAAAGAAGAGGCAGAAAAGCTAGCTAGAGAACTCGTGGTTGTTGAATACGGGCTTGAGAAGACTCATGCATTTCTTGGTTGGGTTGTAGTGACGACGTGGGATGCTTTCCTCTATGGTCTTGCAGCTCATAGAACGGTAGGGAATAGATTCACTTTTCCAGCGGGTGCAATAGCTCAATCCCTTGTTATATTTGACGAAGTCCAGATGTATCAGGATGAGTCAATGTACATGCCGCGCCTTCTCTCACTAGTCGTTGGAATTCTTGAAGAGGCCAATGTTCCTCTCGTTATAATGAGTGCCACAATTCCCTCAAAGCTTAGGGAAATGATAGCAGGGGATACGGAAGTTATAACTGTGGATAAGAATGACAAGAATAAACCTTCAAGGGGAAATGTAAAAGTCAGATTAGTTGAGGGGGATATTACAGATGTTCTTAATGACATTAAGAAGATTCTAAAGAATGGGAAGAAAGTTCTTGTTGTGCGTAATACCGTTAGAAAAGCTGTTGAAACCTATCAGGTTTTAAAGAAAAAGCTAAACGATACCCTAGCTAATCCCTCAGACGCCCTACTCATACACAGTAGGTTCACAATTGGCGATAGGAGGGAGAAGGAGAGAGCTCTTGACTCAGCAAGATTGATCGTTGCTACCCAGGTAGTGGAGGCTGGACTTGACTTGCCAAACGTGGGACTAGTTGTGACTGATATAGCACCCCTTGATGCCCTTATCCAGCGTATTGGGAGGTGTGCAAGAAGACCGGGAGAAGAAGGAGAAGGAATAATACTCATCCCAGTAGAAAACTGCATTGAACATGAAAAGATCGTGAGGGGACTTTCAGAACTTATGGAAAAAATAGGTGAGGATACAGTTGTTTTTGCAACTGTTACAAGCACAAATGAATACGATAGAGTCGTGGAGATCCACTATGGAGAAGGAAAGAAAAATTTTGTGTACGTTGGTGACATTGACACTGCAAGAAGAGTCTTAGAAAAGAAAAGAAGTAAAAAACTACCCAAAGATCTCTACATAATTCCATACTCGGTTTCACCATATGATCCATTGGTGCTCCTCACTACTTATGATGAATTATCAAAGATTGGAGAATACCTAGCAGATACAACAAAAGCTAGAAAAGCCCTTGATAGGGTATACAAGTTCCATTATGAGAACAACATCGTGCCGAAAGAGTTTGCTTCAGCATACATCTACTTCAAGGAGCTAAAACTGTTTTCAGCTCCTCCAGAATATGAACTTCGCTCCAGACCAGAGCTATATGTATTATTGTATCCAATGAACATTGAGAAAAATGAGAGAGTAGAAGATAAGGTAATAGACAACCTCGAGACAGCTAGGATAATTCGAATCAGCTATAGTGTAAAAGAATGGAAAAAATCAGATGTCGTGATTGGTAGATTAATGAAAGAGTGGGACAAGAATGCTGAAAAGTGGGTATGGAAAGTTCGGAAATCATTCAAGATAGATCCATATGAGATATATGTAATTGATGCCAAGTACTATAACTCGGAATTGGGATTTATTACAAATCTTAGCGACACGAATTCTCACACAGATTCTGACTCAAAAGTTCGGACAAGAAATTCTGAGCATTCGTCAAAGAAAAACCGCTCTAAAGGAAAGAAAGGGCAGACAAGTCTCGAAAACTGGGGGGTGAGAGTATGA
- the cas5a gene encoding type I-A CRISPR-associated protein Cas5a, which produces MDILLVCLRFPFFSVAKRSYQVRTSFLLPPPSALKGALAKGLILLKPEKYASSSLDEAALKAIKEIESKLVDIKAVSVAPLSPLIRNAFLLKRLRNLESGSNAEKSDAMRREYTFTRELLVAYIFKNLTQEEKNLYLKAAMLIDVIGDTESLATPVWASFVKPEDKKAPLAFSAPYTEIYSLLSSKIQAKGKIRMYIEKMRVSPEYSKTKGPQEEIFYLPIEERRYKRIVYYARTIYPPEVEKALTVDGEVLGIWIPKNSSES; this is translated from the coding sequence ATGGACATCCTTCTCGTTTGCCTTCGCTTTCCATTTTTCTCAGTAGCTAAGCGTTCTTATCAAGTGAGGACATCTTTCCTACTTCCTCCACCATCGGCTCTAAAAGGAGCACTAGCAAAAGGGCTTATTCTCCTGAAACCTGAGAAGTATGCCAGTAGTTCATTAGATGAAGCCGCTCTCAAAGCCATAAAGGAAATCGAGAGCAAGCTAGTTGACATTAAAGCTGTGAGTGTTGCCCCTCTAAGTCCCCTCATTAGGAATGCTTTCCTACTCAAACGATTGAGAAATTTAGAATCCGGTTCCAATGCCGAAAAGAGCGATGCTATGCGACGAGAATACACCTTCACGCGAGAATTGCTTGTTGCCTATATTTTCAAGAATTTAACTCAAGAGGAGAAAAACCTCTACCTAAAAGCAGCAATGCTCATTGATGTCATTGGGGACACAGAAAGTTTAGCTACTCCAGTTTGGGCTTCTTTTGTAAAGCCTGAAGATAAAAAAGCACCTCTCGCATTCTCAGCGCCTTATACTGAAATATACTCTTTGCTGTCTTCGAAGATTCAAGCAAAGGGCAAGATAAGGATGTATATAGAAAAAATGAGAGTATCACCAGAATACTCAAAAACTAAAGGGCCACAGGAGGAGATCTTTTATTTACCAATTGAAGAGCGCCGTTATAAAAGAATAGTATACTACGCAAGGACAATTTATCCTCCTGAAGTTGAGAAGGCTTTAACTGTTGATGGGGAGGTGCTTGGAATATGGATACCGAAAAACTCTTCAGAGAGCTGA
- the cas7a gene encoding type I-A CRISPR-associated protein Cas7/Csa2, with translation MYVRISGRIRLNAHSLNAQGGGGTNYIEITKTKVTVRTENGWTVVEVPAITGNMLKHWHFVGFVDYFKTTPYGVNLTERALRYNGTRFGQGETTATKANGATVQLNDEATIIKELADADVHGFLAPKTGRRRVSLVKASFILPTEDFIKEVEGERLITAIKHNRVDVDEKGAIGSSKEGTAQMLFSREYATGLYGFSIVLDLGLVGIPQGLPVKFEENQPRPNIVIDPNERKARIESALKALIPMLSGYIGANLARSFPVFKVEELVAIASEGPIPALVHGFYEDYIEANRSIIKNARALGFNIEVFTYNVDLGEDIEATKVSSVEELVANLVKMVGGKE, from the coding sequence ATGTATGTCCGTATAAGTGGTAGGATAAGGTTGAATGCCCACTCTCTCAACGCCCAGGGTGGTGGAGGAACTAACTACATCGAAATAACTAAGACTAAAGTTACCGTAAGAACAGAAAATGGTTGGACCGTCGTTGAAGTACCAGCAATAACAGGTAACATGTTAAAGCACTGGCACTTCGTTGGCTTCGTGGACTACTTCAAAACTACTCCATATGGAGTAAACCTTACTGAGAGAGCTTTAAGATATAATGGGACAAGGTTTGGACAGGGTGAGACCACTGCAACCAAAGCCAATGGTGCCACTGTCCAATTAAACGATGAGGCTACTATTATTAAGGAACTAGCTGATGCCGATGTTCATGGTTTTTTAGCTCCAAAGACCGGTAGAAGAAGAGTTAGCCTGGTTAAAGCTTCATTCATTCTCCCAACCGAGGACTTTATCAAAGAAGTTGAGGGGGAGCGCCTCATAACAGCCATAAAGCATAATCGCGTTGATGTGGATGAAAAAGGTGCCATTGGTAGCTCCAAGGAAGGAACCGCCCAGATGCTGTTCAGCAGGGAGTATGCCACAGGTCTCTATGGTTTCTCCATCGTTCTTGATCTTGGCCTTGTAGGTATTCCCCAGGGGTTGCCTGTAAAATTCGAGGAGAATCAGCCAAGGCCCAACATCGTTATAGACCCTAACGAAAGAAAGGCAAGAATCGAAAGCGCTCTTAAGGCCCTGATACCAATGCTCAGCGGTTACATTGGAGCAAATCTAGCTCGGTCTTTCCCAGTGTTCAAGGTTGAAGAGCTCGTAGCAATAGCTAGTGAAGGACCTATTCCAGCCCTCGTCCACGGGTTCTATGAGGACTATATAGAAGCTAACAGGTCAATAATAAAGAACGCAAGAGCTCTTGGATTCAACATTGAAGTGTTTACATACAACGTTGACTTGGGAGAGGATATCGAAGCTACTAAAGTTTCCTCCGTAGAAGAGCTTGTTGCTAATCTAGTCAAAATGGTGGGAGGTAAGGAGTGA
- the csa3 gene encoding CRISPR-associated CARF protein Csa3, which translates to MRYIVTVGLHINHIFKNDGSLILPKRIEEAGFNISSAVILYSFMKNAPKEEIEKIKECVKKAQEGFLKLDIPVITKEIKDPYLFQERIKEFERLIIPKTIINLTGGRRILGYELFYAAIEVSNKNPEAVESVFYVTEDGHPIELPIINPQARLTPLELEILEIIKQKKSITITEIKEILSERRKSEYPLSLVSEYISRLERKGYVKKIAKGRKKFVEALI; encoded by the coding sequence TTGAGGTACATAGTTACAGTAGGTCTACATATAAATCACATTTTCAAAAATGATGGTAGTCTTATTTTGCCTAAAAGAATAGAGGAAGCAGGATTTAATATTAGCAGTGCTGTTATCCTTTATTCATTTATGAAAAATGCTCCAAAAGAAGAAATTGAGAAAATTAAAGAGTGTGTAAAAAAAGCCCAGGAGGGATTTCTTAAGCTTGACATTCCAGTAATTACTAAAGAAATAAAGGATCCATACTTATTCCAGGAGAGAATTAAGGAATTTGAAAGATTGATTATACCAAAAACAATAATTAACTTAACTGGAGGAAGGAGAATCCTGGGATATGAACTTTTTTACGCGGCTATTGAAGTTTCAAACAAAAACCCTGAAGCTGTGGAGAGTGTTTTTTATGTAACTGAAGATGGGCACCCGATAGAACTTCCAATTATTAATCCACAAGCTAGACTTACACCTTTAGAGCTAGAGATACTTGAAATAATAAAACAGAAGAAATCAATCACAATAACCGAAATTAAGGAAATCTTATCAGAACGTAGAAAGAGCGAATATCCCCTTTCTCTAGTGAGTGAATACATATCACGGCTTGAAAGAAAAGGGTACGTTAAAAAGATTGCAAAGGGGAGAAAAAAGTTTGTCGAAGCTCTAATTTAG
- a CDS encoding gamma-glutamylcyclotransferase family protein: protein MSYGEESVRIAVYGTLRKGKPLHWYLKEAKFLGEDWIKGYQLYFEFLPYAVKGEGKLKVEVYEVDKETFERINEIETGAGYKLVEVSTKFGKAFLWEWSGKPKGKRIKSGDFNDVR, encoded by the coding sequence ATGTCTTATGGAGAAGAGAGTGTGAGAATAGCTGTGTACGGAACTCTAAGAAAAGGAAAACCCTTACATTGGTATCTCAAAGAAGCTAAATTCCTGGGCGAGGACTGGATTAAGGGGTATCAGCTATATTTTGAGTTTCTTCCCTATGCCGTCAAGGGGGAAGGGAAGCTCAAAGTTGAGGTTTATGAAGTTGACAAGGAAACATTTGAAAGAATTAACGAGATTGAAACAGGAGCTGGATACAAATTAGTTGAAGTAAGCACTAAGTTTGGCAAGGCTTTCTTGTGGGAGTGGAGTGGTAAACCTAAAGGAAAAAGGATAAAAAGTGGTGATTTTAACGATGTTAGATGA